GATGTCGGAGGGGCAGGGTGCCCTAGTCACGGATGACTCATACGAGCCCGGTGCGCACCCCCTGTCGCATCGGGCTCGCTTTCTTTCGGATCCCGCAAATCCCTTGCTCTCGTTCCCCGCGCGCTGGTCGCGCGAGCGGCGCTTCGTTGCGGGCGGCGGATGAATTGCCCTGGCGGGGGCAGGTCCGGTAGGGTCGCGTCTTTCGCCCGGGCCATGAGACTGGTATGAGCCAAGCCGCCGCTTCCGTCACCCCGCCGCGTCGCATGGCGTTGCATACGCGCATCCTGATCGGCTTCCTGGTCGGCACCTTCGCCGGTGTGCTGTGCTACTGGCTGGGGCGCGACGCGCAATGGCTCTCCCTGATCGTCACCTACGTCAGCCAGCCGGTGGGGCAGATCTTTCTGCGTCTGCTGCTGATGCTGGTGATTCCGCTGCTGTTCTCGGCGCTGGTGCTGGGCGTGTCGGAGATGGGCGACCTGCGTTCGCTCGGGCGCGTGGGCTGGAAGACCCTGGTCTACACCGTTGCCGTATCCGCCATCGCGGTGCTGATCGGCCTGGTGCTGGTCAATGTGCTGCAGCCCGGCGCCGGCATGCCGGACGAGACGCGCAGCGCGCTCCTGGAAGGCTCGGCCGAACGGGCCAAGTCGGTGACCGCGCAGTCGGCGCCGCCCTCGGGCATGGAAATGCTGGTGCAGATCGTGCCGGACAATGTCGTCCGCGCCGCTGCCAACGGCGACATGCTCGGCATCATGTTCTTCGCGCTGATGTTCGGCATCGCGCTCGTGCTCACCCGCACGCCGTCCACGGACCGGGTGAAGGAATTCGTGCAGGGGGTGTACGACATCGCGATGACCCTGATCGACAAGGTCATCCAGCTGGCGCCCTATGCCGTCGCCTGCCTGCTGTTCACCCTGGTGGCCAAGCTCGGCTGGTCCATATTGTGGCAATTGGGAAAATACGTCGGCGTGGTGTTGCTGGCGCTGGCCATTCACCAGTTCGTGGTTTACTCGCTCGTCGTGAAGGTATTTGGCGGAATGAGCCCGCGTGTCTTCTTCAAGGGCGTGGAAGAAGCCATGCTCACGGCATTTTCCACGGCCTCCTCGTCTGCCACGCTGCCCACCTCGCTCAAGGTGGCTGAAGAGAAGCTCAAGCTGCCGCCGCGGATCGCGCGGTTCGTCCTTACGGTCGGCGCCACCGCCAACCAGAACGGTACCGCGCTCTTCGAGGGCGTGACGGTGCTTTTCCTGGCCCAGTTCTACGGCATTGAGCTGTCGATGGTGCAGCAGGTGACGGTGCTGGGCGTGTGCATCCTGGGCGGCATCGGCACGGCCGGCGTGCCATCCGGGTCGATTCCGGTGGTGATGATGATCCTGGCCATGGTCAAGGTGCCGGTCGAAGGCATCGGCCTGATCCTGGGCGTCAACCACCTGCTGGACATGTCGCGCACCACGCTCAACGTGACCGGCGACCTCGCCGCCGCGGTGGTGGTGTCGCGTGGCGAACCGGACGAGGCATCCTCGCGTTCCGGCTAGCGGTGGCGCTGGCCGTGGCGATCCCTGCTGCGGCTGGCGGTCGGTGTCAGCCCCGGCCGGGCGCAGTTTGCCGGACACGTGTCGCGAATGCCGGCCAATACGCGTTACATCCCCCCCGGGCTTGCGGCACAATGCGGGGGCCCTCGTCACAGTTCCGACTATGTCCGCAAACGGCGACGTCACCGAACTTCTGCATGCCTGGCGCGGTGGTGACCGTTCCGCTCTCGAGCGGTTGATGCCCCGGCTCTACGACACCCTGCGGGAAATGGCGGCCGTGCGGCTGCGCCGCGAAGGCGCCATCCAGACCTTCGAACCCACCTCGCTGGTCCACGAGGCCCTGCTGCGCCTGCTGGGTGGCACCACCGACTGGCAGAACCGCGCCCACTTCCTGGCCTTCGCGGCCATGCATATGCGATCCGTGCTGGTGGATCATGCGCGTTCGCGCCTGGCCGCCAAGCGCGGTGGCGATATCGTCATGGTCACCCTGAGCCACGCGGAAGCCTCCGAGGGCCAGCGGATCGAGCTGGACCTGCTCGCGCTGGACCAGGCCCTGACCCAGCTCCACGACGAGGACGAGCGCATCGCGAAGGTGGTGGAAATGAGCTATTTCGCCGGCATGGAGCGCGAAGAGATCGCGGCGGTGGTGGGTATTTCCGTACCCACGGTGGATCGCGACCTGCGCTTTGCCCGCGCCTGGCTCAATCGCGTCCTGAGCTGAAGCCGTGGCGTCGCCCACGCGCTTTTCGCAGCTGCGCCGGCTGTTCGAAGAGGTCTGCGACCTGTCCGATACCGAGCGGCGTGCACATTTCCACGCGTGCAGCATCGACGAAGCCATCGTCGCCGAGGTCGAGGCGCTGATCGCGGCGGAAACCCGCGGCCTGCGCCGCGCCAGCACGCCCGTCGCCGCCCTGCTGGCCAACCTGCCGGACACGGAACTGGACGCCGGTGATCGCCTGGGCGCCTGGCGGCTGACCGAGAAGCTGGCCAGCGGCGGCATGGGTGCTGTCTATCGTGCCGAGCGCGCCGACGGTCATTTCCAGCAGCAGGCGGCGATCAAGCTGCTGCGCGGCGTTCCCACGGCCGAAGCGCTCGCGCGCCTGTCGGCGGAGCGCCAGATCCTGGCCGAGCTGCAGCACCCGCATATCGGCCGGCTGCTCGACGGCGGCTCCACGCCCAGCGGGCAGCCCTTTCTCGTGATGGAATTCGTCGACGGCGTGCCGATCGACCGCTGGTGCAGTGAGCGCAACCTGGAGCTTGGCGCGCGGCTGCGCCTGTTCCGCAATGTCTGCCGCGCGGTCGCCTTCGCGCACCGGCGGCTGGTCGTGCATTGCGACCTCAAGCCGTCCAACATCCTGGTGCGGCCGGACGGCTCGCCGGTGCTGCTCGACTTCGGCATCGCCCGTGCCCTGGATCGTTCGCGCGAGGGCGAGACCGAGACCTTCTACACGCCGGCCTATGCCAGTCCCGAGCAAATGGCCGGTGCGCCGGTGACCGTGGCGAGCGATGTCTATTCGCTGGGCCTGGTGTTGTTCGAGCTGGTGACCGGCCGCAAGGCGCGCATGCATGCGGATGACAACACGGTCACCGAGCTTGCGCACGCGGCGCGACGGCCCAGCGAGCTGGCTGCCGACGACTGCCGCTGGCGCCAGAAGCTGCGCGGCGACCTCGATGCCATCATCCTGCGCGCCACTGCGCAGGCGGCCGCGCTGCGCTATGCCTCCGCCGACGCCCTGGCCGAGGACATCGAAAGCCATCTCGATGGCGAGCTCGTTGCGGCGCGTGCACCGACCTTTGCCTATCGCTACGGCCGGTTGTTGCGCCGGCGCTGGCCCCTGTTCGCCGGCGCGGCGGTCGTGCTGGTGATGGCAGGTCTTTTCAGCTGGCGCATCATCAGCGAGCGTGATCGCGCCGTCGCCGCGGAACGGGAAGCGCGCCGCCAGGCGCAGACGGCGCAACAGGTGAGCGAATTCCTCATCTCGCTGTTCGACTACGCCAATCCGGAAAAG
This genomic stretch from Tahibacter amnicola harbors:
- a CDS encoding dicarboxylate/amino acid:cation symporter; amino-acid sequence: MSQAAASVTPPRRMALHTRILIGFLVGTFAGVLCYWLGRDAQWLSLIVTYVSQPVGQIFLRLLLMLVIPLLFSALVLGVSEMGDLRSLGRVGWKTLVYTVAVSAIAVLIGLVLVNVLQPGAGMPDETRSALLEGSAERAKSVTAQSAPPSGMEMLVQIVPDNVVRAAANGDMLGIMFFALMFGIALVLTRTPSTDRVKEFVQGVYDIAMTLIDKVIQLAPYAVACLLFTLVAKLGWSILWQLGKYVGVVLLALAIHQFVVYSLVVKVFGGMSPRVFFKGVEEAMLTAFSTASSSATLPTSLKVAEEKLKLPPRIARFVLTVGATANQNGTALFEGVTVLFLAQFYGIELSMVQQVTVLGVCILGGIGTAGVPSGSIPVVMMILAMVKVPVEGIGLILGVNHLLDMSRTTLNVTGDLAAAVVVSRGEPDEASSRSG
- a CDS encoding ECF-type sigma factor — its product is MSANGDVTELLHAWRGGDRSALERLMPRLYDTLREMAAVRLRREGAIQTFEPTSLVHEALLRLLGGTTDWQNRAHFLAFAAMHMRSVLVDHARSRLAAKRGGDIVMVTLSHAEASEGQRIELDLLALDQALTQLHDEDERIAKVVEMSYFAGMEREEIAAVVGISVPTVDRDLRFARAWLNRVLS